The following DNA comes from Labrus mixtus chromosome 8, fLabMix1.1, whole genome shotgun sequence.
CAGGTTGATCTACTGCACCTACCTGAAAGATGGCTTTATTAGTCTGTGGAGGGGGAACTCTGCCACCATGGTGCGAGTCATCCCGTACGCTGCCATCCAGTTCTGTGCACACGAGCAGTACAAGGGGCTGCTTGGAGGTTACTACGGCTTTCAGGGAAAGTAAGTGTCAGATTATGGCGGTTGACGCCTTCTACTCAAGTCCGCTGGCACATCTTAAgactattgtttttttaatgaactaaAGATAAAGGCTGATATAAACACGACTGTTTCTCTTGATTTTTCAGAGCTCTACCTCCATTTCCAAGGTTACTGGCAGGCTCTATGGCTGGTACCACGGCGGCCATGTTGACCTATCCTCTGGACATGGTGCGAGCTAGGATGGCTGTAACACCAAAGGAAATGTAAGTTCATCTTTGGCTTCCACTGTCAACAGCAGTTTACCTCTAGCCCTTTAAACACATGAACCCCTACACAtgtctagaaatgttcaggacaGCTTGCCCCTGCTCTGAGTTGCTCTTTCACACATGGCCATCACAGCTGAAGATTTCCCCTGTTGAACAGGAGGCAGGACACGACACAAAAAAGACCCTGCAGAAGTTGAAGTGTTGTATTTACAACCTATCCAATTTGTGGATGAAGAAACAGAGTCCTAGCTATGATGACAGTATATTCACAGTAGAAACGAAAAGATTGGAAATGAACATCCTTGCAAGTGGAAGActttgaagcagcttcattaagtGCATGAAGATTTAAATAGTTGCACAGCGAtcacagaataagaaaagacattgtttgtgttttggtctttttttgttCATGGTGTCTCCACTGTTTCAGGTATGGTAACATTCTTCACGTGTTTGTGCGGATATCTCGAGAAGAGGGTCTGAAGACTTTGTATCGAGGCTTTACTCCCACCATCCTCGGTGTTGTACCCTATGCTGGTCTCAGCTTCTTCACCTATGAGACACTGAAGAAAGTACATGCAGGTGAGTTCAAATCTTTATCTTCATCTTTAactccttttctttaaaaacagttgtTTATATTGCACGTATGTTAAATGCTTGTTCATGGAGTGTtgtgtctctctcgctctctgtagAGCGCAGTGGGCGTCTGCAGCCCTACTCCTATGAGCGACTGGCATTTGGAGCCTGCGCGGGTCTCATCGGCCAGTCGGCCTCCTACCCTCTGGATGTGGTCCGACGCAGGATGCAGACCGCTGGAGTCACAGGTCACACGTACGGTACGATCCTGGGCACCATGAGGGAGATTGTGGCTGAGGAGGGGGTTATCCGCGGACTCTACAAAGGTCTCAGCATGAACTGGGTCAAAGGGCCCATCGCGGTGGGGATCAGCTTCACCACGTTCGACCTCACTCAGATCCTCCTGAGGAAGCTGCATCAGATGGGCTACACCAACCGATAATATCGATACCGAGGGAGAACAGGGGGGCCGTGGGATGAGAAGGTGCCTGAACTGCCACTGCACAGAAGCACAGGAGGTAGAGAGTGACAAGTGTGTTGTTGGATAGACGTAAACACAATGGCTCAGGATGCGAGGGTAATATTAGTGTATTCTCTCGCTTATTTGCGTTTAACATGGGTTGCATCAGACCCTGTAGGCGGGAGGTTTGCTGGATGGTATTGAGGACCTGTACACACTGTTGTCATGTACATCTAAGTGCAATATGCTCCgtgatttaatgtgtgtacaCATAAGTTACAACACTTCTGTCCTAACAAAGCCTGCCTGTGAGAGTTTTTGTCAATAAGAgggttctcacacacacacacacacacacacacacaccatacacacacaggtctccctactgcctgtgtgtgtctgcctaaAACTGACAATGCAATGGAAGTTGCCACGTGAAGAAATGTATGATGCATTTGATTTAAGAAGAGTACATTTGGCCCAttgagatttgtttttgcttagttttttttttagggagttTGTTTTTAAGGAATTGTACCAAAGGTTAGAAGTCAAGCTAGTTGTATATTAGATTATATAATGTTTGTATATTAAAGCACAGAAGTATGGCTTTAGAGCAAAACTATTGCCCGGCACAGACAACATCAGCACCATGTTTGCTGATGTTGATGGGTTTGATCATGTGGTCAAACGTTCAGTTTTTGTTGCAGTGGAATACATTGACATCACTTCTACGTTCAGTATTTTAGTGGATCAGACTTTTGTTGTTTAGTTTCTGTGCTGACAGCAGACACAGGAGCTATGTTTGATGCCAGTGCCAACAGATGTCAAGTTTAAAGAGatgaacttgtttgtttttgtagttacGTAACTGGGTTTTTCAATGTGATGGACACATTCGATCTCTGAAGTATTAATACAAACAGATCAAACAGATTTGACGCAGTGAGACGTTTGTCCTTGTTGAGAATCTTTCAGTTTAGCTGCGTATGACAGACAGACCTACGAAACCTTCATCAGGCTATTTGAAAAAGTATTTCCTGAATGTGACACCATACCTGCTGGTTTAAGAGCTAAGCAGAGACATCTCTATGTAACGTAATCCAATATAACAAGCCTACAGAGAGAACTACCTAATGAAGTTAACAAACttcagttgttgctgctttgaCTCGTGTCATCTTTTAGAGatatttttaaaggtgtttaaaGTGCaccaacacacagtcacatacacacatacacagtttaCAAATGTGGTCTTCCCTTTTGCAGTTTGTGATGCAGCTGcagcggttttttttttttgcacttgctGAGATTTTGCCTGATCTTAGAAATGATTTTGTAACAAGGATGGACTTTTCATTCAGATACATCTGATGTAGAGCTGTAGCATTTCATGCTGATGGACTAACTTGTTTGGAAATATGCACACATGGTGATGATATAATTAGTTTTCTTTGTTGGAGGCATAATGTGTACTACTTCTTGTGTGGTCAGTATTGTGATTTACCTCAGTGCATATTCAAATACTAATCATGAGCTAACatatcaatgtgtttttttttaataattgtagGGGTTTCAGACATGGGGCTATTAGttcacttttcatttcactcagtttgaGGAGTTTGCAGCAGTGTTGATGCAGGCACACTGTCTTCAAAGAGAGTCAACGTTTCTATAGTTAGAGCACACATGCCGAGGCGGGCGGGTGGCTGAGCCGAGCGAGCAGCTGGCTGCAGAGCCAAGTGGAGCAGAGGGCAGGAACAAGTGTCACtttaaccaaaataaaacaggacgTTGTCTGTGTGAAAGGAAcgactgcaaaaacaaaagtctgtttagtttttcaaatttaaacaaaaactccTCAAGGGCTTCACCTATGACTTTTTGTAATCAGCAGTGTGTAAGTGTAATAGATTATATAAATATAGgttgatacttttttttagtcCGTGATCTAATCAAATATTTGATGATTATTTCTGTTAGAGGATATATCGTCATTTTCAGAGGGCTGTGTATTGGCTAGAATCTGGCAACAATGGATGCATCATGATCTGTGGTTATGATTTAATATGATGTGATTAATCATGTGACTCTAAACAAGGCAgttatatacatttaaaaaaaataagtacaatacactttaaatctttgctcaataaagtttaaattctTTGCTAAATCTATCTTGTACAATCAGTCCAGGTCACTTTAGTTTCATAGAAATACTCTTTGGGTGATCTGAGTAAAGGAATGAACATTTGAATATATCTGTCCTAAAATGAACCCTTGATATAAGTAGACATTATGAAACAATGTTTCAACACTAAAGCATATATATCGTCTTACAGTGCTGATTTCAAAAGTGCAAGTACTGAAATGATACCTCAGTATTTGAAAACCATTATCAACtgaacatttgtttatttgttaggatccccattagctgtaCCCGAGAGCACAGCTTTGTTTCCTGCGGTACACTTTTTCATCCTCCATTTTTACTCATGTGAAtatgtttttcatatttcaaaagtaaatgctgaatgaaatgatttcaCATCTGATCAGAGAATTAGTGAAGTTTGACCATTCTAATcctttgtcttcattttgttGCACATCATTCTCCCCCTGACCTTCCTCAGTCTGACAAACATCATGTTATTTAACTCCGGCCTGTCTGTTCAtggatgattgtttttctttatcgaTTGAGTCGGGCGACTTGTAGCAGCTCTCTGGTGACTGATACAGAAACACAGTCGGATATTATTCTCATCATCAAACAGTGAAACTACAACACATTGTGGACTACAAAGATGGTGTCTTTTAATAATCATGTAATATATAATAAACTCCCCTTAGGTTGCCTGAGATAAATATGTGTAGCTGAGATGATTTCAGTGACTGAAAGATGAGCAAAGAGTTTCTGACTCCTAAGTGCCTAGCGAGGGGTAGTAATGTTTTTACTATGACTGAGCTTCTACCGACCTTTTTCAAGGTTGCTTCCGTTTCCTAGCCTTGCTTCAGTCTTGAAGTGACAGGACGGTCTTCAGGTGGTTTAAAGTTTTGGGGATTTTAGGAATCTTTGAGTCTGAATGTTTAACTTCAGGTTCAGTTTTTGTATTTGAgctttttcaaactgaaactaaaacacTGCCTTGAGGGGAGTTGCCGTGTAGGGCAAGAGACGTGCTCCTTAGATCCCTCGCAGATTTGACCAATCCATTCAAAACACACCTGGACTAATCAGAGGAATGTAGAGGAATATTTGAGAGTatgtttcatctttattttatatttgtaccCTGATTTTAATTGGAAACACTTTAACAATATTGTGACATCGATATCTCCCTCTTGGCCTACGAAATCAAAGTGGTTGGTAAACAAATGATGAAATTCACAATGACAAGGACACAAAAACCCAGACAATCTGTAAAATGCCAAATAATTGTATGCTTTTGATTTgaaagattcttttttttttttttagaacctGAGAGTGACTTAATGTGGAGCGACACTGAAACACTATGACAACAAACTGgcaaaaatgtgattttgatttGCTCttattaaagcaaaaataaatagtttgtatCCTGTTTTTGGGTGACACATCATAAATGTGCAGACATTTAATAATactgtgtttgcatgttacAACAGAtcaacttgtgtttgtttgtttcagtgcagCGTCAATGTGACAGCTGTTATGTAAATCTGAGATTTGTGCCAACTGAATGTAAACGTGCAAACGAAAACCTGTATCTGCTGATGATGGTGTATCTGTaggaacattttgaaatatcaCATTCTCTAATAAAACTGATGTTGACGACAGATTGATGCTTTATCTTATTCATTCACAAGTTTCTTATCtcccagaaaaaaatgtattacttttTGTGGTGGACTTacttttgcattttatttcaacctgtgaatataaaaaagaagcGTATAGAAATGTATCTGATGTGACCTTTAGGAACTagtcacataaacacattaGACCCAGATCCATCATACAtttagtaatttaaaaaaagaagaaataaacacaaaatttGTGTTAACATAAATTTGGCCcaaaatagagaaaaataatgattcaaaacaggatttattcaaaattaagataaaatatacacaaagtttaaaagcaaacaataaTGATCGGTTAAAATAACCCCTCAAGCacaaaaattattattaaacataaaaacatgaatgttcaaatttgagaaataataaagagtttaaaagaGTTGTAATCCTGGTGAAAACATTTGTGAGTATAAGTTCATAGGCTGACTGATTGGAATAAAAACTGATGATTAAACTGTTAATCCAATAATGTACTTTCATCGCAGCATTTATTAAATTCTAATGTCAATAATTGTTCTCTAATtctatctttttcttttgtttcttctgaGCCTCGATAAAGAACAAGCTGTCTgttccatagactgtaaattaaAACTCTTACATACCGGTACATTATGGTCTTTTCACACAGTAGACACATGGAGTGTAATGACGTGCAGTGACCGCTGGAGGGAGCTCCATACACATGAATAAGTGAGCCCCTGAGAGTGTAGTTTTAAATATGGCCGGTAGGTGGCGGTGTAGCACAGCGCTATGAGCTGAGGGAGGCTGAGCTGGGTCAGATGGTGCTGCGTCTTTGCCCGAGGCCTCGATGGACAATTTGAACTTGACCgtgaacacaacacagcatCATTTAAACCCAACGCAGAAAGAAAACGAAAATTCGtccttgtttaaaaatatatctgaCTTTATCAAAGTTAAGAGAATGTTTcagaatacattaaaatataaaaagatttatcaaaaaataaaataaacccaatttaatttgattgtgattgtatttaaatgcattttgtcTTATATTATAGAtaatctgttttgtctttgaactGGACATGAAACTCCAAGCATCCTCTTTGTGCGCAGATTCCTGGGAATGTGTGAtagaaaaaagcagcagaagaaaagcgctCCAGTGAAGATAGAGGACTAATTagagagtgaaggagggaggggtggaTGGAGGCTGTCAGAGGATGTGGTTGCTATAGATACTTGGCACGATGCCAGGTGGAGGCAGAAGCAATTTGCATTTATTCAGATGAtggcctctttctctctctctctctctctttttctctctttctctttctctctctttctctctctctttttctctctttctctctctttttctctctttctctctccctctctttttctctctttgaaataaaaacagtaaatcaaaTCTTCCCTTTCAACAGActgtgtgttattatttttatttagatgCTAACGTAAATGGATTTtacaaaagtacaacatttgACTTAAAAACTGGACAGAGAAAAAGTGCCTTTTCTTGACTGAACAAACATCAAAACgctgccttttcttttctttcttttttacaataaaTGGTCATTTTGAGGGAGAAAGCTGTTGAActgcttatttttattttagggaTACCTGatcatttcttttcttaaacATCGTATAATAAACTAAGAAATACATTCTAGAAGCCTACAGCAGCAGGCCTGTGGTAAGTCTCATTAAGGCCTCGTTTTTCTCCTTAAGAAAAACTTAGTTAGTTTTTCTAAGataaattttttttatatgaaaacacgttatttaaaatgtaccagagcttttaaaataaaggaaagaaagCAGCACTCAGATATCCTTTTCATCGTCTTCACAATTAAAAGACACACAGCATTTAGCTCTCGCAGAGCTCTGGCCATAATAGATTAATTACCTGGTCGTGTCGGGCCTATTCATTTAtagacaaatgttttttaatttaaaacataaataagttAGAAACCAAAAAATCTGTAAGTGCAGGAATAATAGAAAAAGTCTACCCATTAAAaagtcaatacatttttaaaagcgtTAGTTTGTTAACaagtcattacattttaaatgattcctTTTTTATAATTCTTACCTTCAAATTACACGACACCATCTTAATGAATTTAATAGAAGCTCTTCATCCTATTgtttcaaaatacaaaacagtgaAGAAAGCTTTCATTGAtgattttaattaaatcataaaactgAAAGTACGTTTGAAAACAGAATAaattcacaaaaagaaaagtcaaagtcaatcgtttttaatgaaaaacatcaatatttacaatacaagtgtcacacaccaacacaaaggtttacaggaagtcagacggatcaaaagaaaatattggaAGAATT
Coding sequences within:
- the slc25a42 gene encoding mitochondrial coenzyme A transporter SLC25A42; its protein translation is MGNGVQEQRASLTRGDVLPVASSNQSESSFESLKQTQSVINSLFSGALAGALAKTAVAPLDRTKIIFQVSSARFSAKEAYRLIYCTYLKDGFISLWRGNSATMVRVIPYAAIQFCAHEQYKGLLGGYYGFQGKALPPFPRLLAGSMAGTTAAMLTYPLDMVRARMAVTPKEMYGNILHVFVRISREEGLKTLYRGFTPTILGVVPYAGLSFFTYETLKKVHAERSGRLQPYSYERLAFGACAGLIGQSASYPLDVVRRRMQTAGVTGHTYGTILGTMREIVAEEGVIRGLYKGLSMNWVKGPIAVGISFTTFDLTQILLRKLHQMGYTNR